Below is a window of Myxococcaceae bacterium JPH2 DNA.
GTTCCCCGCCACGGATGGCGACAACTGGTTCTCCAGCGGCTCGGCCGCGTACTGGAACCTCCTCAAGGAGCTGCCCGAGGGCGAGGACAAGCTGGACAAGGCCTTCGAGCAGCAGCGCGACGCGCTGTCGGACCTGAACACGCGCTATCTCTACGTCACCTCGCGCGAGGCCGATGTGGTGCCGGGCGCGGCCCGCACGGACTACGGCCGCTATGGCGCCTATCTGGTGCCGCGCGTGAAGGGCACCTTCCTCCTGCACCAGCTCCGGCTCCTCCTGGGCAACAAGCAGTTCGCCCAGGTGATGGGCACGGTGCACACGCGCTTTGGTGGGAAGAAGCTCACCACGGCGGACTTCGTGCGCACCGCGAGCGAGGTGGCTGGTCGCGACCTCAAGCCCGTCATCAGCCAGTGGGTGGAGCGAAGCGGGCTGCCCGAGCCGCGCATCTCCACGCGCGCGGTGAAGGCGAAAGAGGGCTTCGAGGTGACGCTGAAGGTGGACCAGTCCGGCGCGCCGTGGCGCTTCTCCACGCTGGTGGAGGTCCAGACGGACAAGGGCTCCGTGTTCGAGCGCGTGGAGGTGAAGGGCGGCAGCGACACCTTCACGGTTCGCACGGCGGACAAGCCGGTGCGCGTGGTGTTCAACGCGTCCAGCGACATCCCGGTGCGCCGCGAGCGCTTCTACACGCTGGGCAACACGGTGGATGACTGGGACCGCCTGCTGTTCGTGTACGGCTCGGCGCGGCAGGTGGAGTCGGAGCGCACGCTGGCGCTCGGCTACCGCGAGGCGCTCGCGGACGCGTCGGCGGAGATCCTCGCCAACGTGAAGCCGGACGCGGAAGTGACGGACGCGGACCTGGCGGACCGCGACCTGGTCGTCTTCGGCGGCGCGGAGGACAACGGGCTCATCGCTCGGCTGGCGGCGGAGAAGAAGCTGCCGCTGGAGGCGGGGCGTCGCTTCTTCCGCTGGCAGGGCAAGACGTATGGCCGCGCCGATGACGGTCTGGCCATTGCGCTGCCGAACCCGTGGAACCCCAAGCGCGCGCTGTACCTGTTCCTGGCCAACAGCGGCCTGGAGCTGTGGCACATGACGCATGCCTTCCAGCGTGGCCTCCAGGGCTGGGCGCTGTTCCGCGGCGCGGACGTGAGCACCAAGGGCTACCACGCCCCGGACTCGCTCACGCAGGACGTGTCCGTGGACATCCCCGCTCCCACGCTCGGCATGCGCTGAGGCGTCGTGCCCCGGGCACGGGGCCCTGGTTAGACTTCGGGGATGGTGACCCTCCCCGAAGCCTCGCCGATTCGCCACGTCACGTTGCCGGAGCCGTGGCTGCTGGACGCACTCTAGCCGCTGCCTCCGGCGCTGCGGGTCGGGCTCTGGGACCTCCAGTCGGAGCCCCAGGGCCTCGCGCTCGGAGACATCGAGGCGGTGGTGCTGCCGTACATCGGCGCGGTGAAGCGATTGCCCGCGCTCCAGCGGGCGCCGCGCCTGCGCCTCGTGCACACGCTGACCACGGGTTACGACGGCGTGCTCGCCGCGGTGGGCGATGACGTGACGGTGGTGACGGCGTCGGGAGTCCACGCCGCGTCCACCGCGGAGCTGGCCATCGGGTTGATGCTGGCCTCGCTGCGCGGCATCGACCTGGCCGCGAGAGACCAGCCCGAGGGCCGCTGGAATCACGTCACCCGCACGTCGCTGGCGGACCGCAAGGTGCTCTTGGTGGGCGTGGGCGGCATCGGTCAGGAGATTGCTCGAAGGCTGGCGCCCTTCGAGGTGGTGCTCACGCGAGTGGGCACGCACGCGCGCGACGATGCGGATGGGCACGTGCACGGCGTGGCGGAGTTGGTGGAGCTGGCGCGGGATGCAGAGGTCCTGGTCGTCATCACGCCGCTGACCGAGTCGACGCGTGGTCTTGTCGATGCGCGGGTGCTCGCGGCCCTGCCGGAGGGCGCGCTGGTGGTCAATGTCGCGCGCGGCCCGGTGGTGGACACGGCGGCGCTGACCGCGGAGGTCCTCAAGGGACGTCTGCGCGCCGCGCTCGATGTCATGGACCCCGAGCCGCTGCCTCCGGGCCATCCGCTGTGGACCGCGCCGGGCGTGCTGATGACGCCGCACCTGGGCGGAGACAGCTCGGCGTTCGCGCCGCGCGCCATCCGATTGTTGCGGGCGCAGCTTGCTCGGCTCGCCGCCGGCCAGCCCCTGGTCAACGTGGTGCGGCCGGGCTTCACACGCGCGTGACGTTCGCTCACGCGGCTGGGGCCTCTGCGTCGCGTGGATTGCACGGGGCCTGGTCCGGCCGGCTATAAGGCTCGCGATGACCACCGTTCTCTATGTCCACGGCCTCGAATCGGGGCCGCGAGGGACCAAGGCCCGCGTGCTGGAGCAGGCGGGCTTCCGCGTGGTGGCCGCGCAGATGCCCTGCAACCGCTCGGCGGTGGTGCGCGATCCGTTTGTGATCGGCACGGTGTTGGTGGCGCTCGCGCTGCTGGGCGTGGGGACGTGGGCGCTCGGCTGGGTGGGCTTCCTCGTCGCGGGCGTCGTTCTGCTGGGGCTTCGGCCTTTCGCGAAGCGCTGGCTCGTGCGGCGCACGGTCCGGCGCAGCATCGACGTGCAGCTCGCGATGCTGAAGTCGTATCCCGTGGACGTGGTGGTCGGCTCGTCGTTCGGCGGGGCCATCGCGCTGGAGTTGCTGGCGCGGGGGGCCTGGACGGGCCGCACCGTGCTGCTGTGCCCCGCGCAACGGCTGGTGGCCGAACGGGTGGGGGACACCGCGCCCGTGCTGCCGAGCGACGTGTCCCGCATCGTGGTGGTGCACGGGCGCCAGGATGAGACCGTGCCCCTGGAGCACTCGCGCGCGCTCGTGGCACCTCGGGCCGCGCGGTTGATCGAAGTGGATGATCAGCACCGGCTGGCGAACACCGCCACGCCCGAGAACTTCAAGCAGTGGATCGCCCTCACGGGGTAGGGCTTCAGCGCCAGAGGTTCGTGCGCGCCAGCTCCAGGACTTCATCGCCTCGGCCGCTCAGCAGGGCCTTGACGGAGAAGAGGGTGAAGCCCGCGGCCATGGCGGCGGTGATGCGCGGAGGCATCACCAGCTCCGAGCGACTGACGACGGCGTCCACGAGCGCGGGGCCCGGCGTGGCGAGCGCCTCGGCCACCGCGGCGTCGACGTCCGCTGGGTCCTGCACCCGGATGCCGCGCATGCCGATGGCTTGGGCCAGCGCCGCGAAGTCGGGATTGCGCAGCGTCGTGCCCATGTCGAGCAGGCCCGCCACCTGCTGCTCCATGCGCACGAACCCGAGCGAGCCGTTGTTGAAGATGACGACCTTGATGGGCAGCCCGTGCTGCACGAGGCTGAGCACGTCGCCCATCAGCATGGTGAAGCCCCCGTCGCCCGCGAAGGCGATGACCTGCCGTCCGGGGAACGCCTTCTGCGCGCCAATGGCCTGGGCGAGCGCGCTCGCCATGGAGCCGTGGTTGAACGAGCCGAGCAAGCGGCGCTGGCGCGTCATGGTCGCGTAGCGCGCGGCCCAGACCGTGGGCAGGCCCACGTCGCACGTGAAGATGGCGTCCTCGGTGGCGTGGGTGCTGAACGCGCGCGCCACCTGCGGCGGATGAAGGGGCGTCTTGCCGGGCGTGCCCTCCGCGAGCGCGTCCAGCTCCGCGCGCGTCTTCTGGTAGTGCGCGAGCGCCCGGTCCAGGTGCTCCCGCTTCGTCTTCTCTTCGAGGAG
It encodes the following:
- a CDS encoding 2-hydroxyacid dehydrogenase, whose protein sequence is MLPYIGAVKRLPALQRAPRLRLVHTLTTGYDGVLAAVGDDVTVVTASGVHAASTAELAIGLMLASLRGIDLAARDQPEGRWNHVTRTSLADRKVLLVGVGGIGQEIARRLAPFEVVLTRVGTHARDDADGHVHGVAELVELARDAEVLVVITPLTESTRGLVDARVLAALPEGALVVNVARGPVVDTAALTAEVLKGRLRAALDVMDPEPLPPGHPLWTAPGVLMTPHLGGDSSAFAPRAIRLLRAQLARLAAGQPLVNVVRPGFTRA